The Gloeocapsopsis sp. IPPAS B-1203 region ATCTTGCTGTTGACGGGTGGAGGATTGCTTGCTTATTTTTTATTAGGACTCAATCGCACAAAGCAACCACTAAATTACCCAACAACACCATCTTCGATCGCATCACCCACAAAACCACCGATAACTCAATCTATTACAGCTAGCACGCTATCAGTTGGCACTTTAGTCCAAATTAATCGCCAAATTGATCTTGAGCAAAATCCAAATGCGATCGCTGCTTCCACCTCACAATCTCAAATTGCCCAAGTTCCTACAAACGGAATCTTGAAAGTAACGGGTAGAAAAGAAAACCTTGAACAAGGAGATCTACTCAGGCTAAAATTTCTTTGCGTTATTGACAATACAGCAGGACTCGACGTCAACCCCAATACGCAATTACAGCAAAATACACTTTCCCCTTTGATTCAATTAGGACAAGAAGGATGGATTCATCAAACAACACTGCTACCAAGTGTTGAAAAAACTCTAGGTCAAACAAAAAGCAATTCTTGCCCTGTTTCAACTAACCCAGCAACGTCCACTCCCTAAGAATCTCTCAAACAATGCTCCACTCTCAACGTTACTGAAAAAAAGTGAAAAGGATTCTTCGCGAGGCAAGAAAACGCGATCGCCTCGTTCTATGGTTGCAACGTAAGTGAGTAGGTGAAAATAAATGTGACTTGAGGGCTGTTATCAGTCGATGATCAATGGTCAGTGAAGTAACAACCATTAGCCAGTATATAAGTGTGCGATCAACAATTATGACCACGTATTTAAATAGATTTAAGTCACTAACAAAAAAGTAGGATTGAGATTGCTGGCAACAATTACATAAACGTTCTTATTCCAATTTCCTGACTTGATTCATGAACTATTTCTGGTTATTCATGCCTAGCAAATGTACTGTCATCATTTGCTAGTTGCTGGCGTGACGAGGAGCTAGTTGCTCTTTTACAAGAGCAGCACGTTGATTTTTTGCTGGATTGTAAGCAAAAGAAAAAGCAAGTTTGATCTATTTCTTACGAAAGATTCCTCATTTTGGCATACCATTATTATCTACCAAAGGTTAGTAAAATATCCATCATCAGGAAGTACCTTTGACATTAAAAACATAGTTAAAGTTTGATAGTTCTAAAATTTAAATATTTGATTTTGTTGAAGATAAATAAAATCACAACATAGACAATATAGCTATTTCCACTGATTACGGAAAGGGCTACGAAGCAAGTGTAGCTACACATACCAGCATTTTTCTGTCAACGTATTTCAGGAGTTCTACCATGGCACAAGAATTCAATCCAGCGCAAGATGAGAGTAAGTATACTCCTTCACCAGCGCAATTGGATTTATTAGAAGCACTTTTATCATCAGAAAATGCTACATATCCATGGAATCCTGCAGATCCAGAAGCAGCGGTTTATTTTGAAGAACAAGATCAACTTGCGATTGAATTACTATCACAAGAAGAAATTAAAACACGTTCGCAACAATTTCACTCAGAGCTGGAGAAAACTTGGTATAAAGTAACATTCAACAGAAATAATTTCTCTAATGCTAGTTGTAAACGAGATTGGCAACACTTCTTCACTGCTTTCGTACCGCAAGGTTGGTTAGAAGCGATCGCTTGTCAAGCCCAACAAGTTTGCCATAATCAAAGTTCGCTAGCAGAAAAATTGGTAGACTGCGTTCGTGGTTTACTCCCAAGTTTAGTTGAAGAAGATTTGCTAGTACTAGCTCGCCCTTTCGCATCTGCTACACACAGCGCAAAGCAAGAATCTGAAAATGCTATTAGTTACGTGCAACAGCGTAAGTGGGATGAGTTGTCAGAAATTGAACAAGCAAAAGCAAGTTTGGCGATCGCCCGTTACGCTTTAGCCCAAACGAAACTAGCACACAGTCCTTCTACCAATGGACAGCAATATTGACAAAACCTGGTCTGTTTTCGACGCACAGTTATTGTTTCAGCCATCAGGTTCAGATTATCGAAGATTTTACAAGCGTTTTCCAAACCGAGTAGCAAAGTTTTGCGATCGCGTTGGTGAGAGTACCCGCGCTTTTAATATTGCTGCTGTTAAAAATGCATACGAAACAACACCAACAACTGCTAGAAGTAAACCACTAAGAAGACCTGTAGCGTTCCACAACGCATGAAGTACCGCAGCGCTCAAATACCCTGTTCCTAGAATTCGCCAGCGCTTACGTGACTTGAGCACACTCAAACCAATGAAATAGCCAAAATAGCCGCTGTAAGCCATATGTCCAGCTATTGATCCTAATATTCGAGGAATCAATAGTTGGAAACCAACAAGTTCACCCACACCACCCTGAGCTGCTACACTGCGAGTAATTTCTGGAACATATTGCCTCAATGTTTCTACCAAAGTAAAGCTCATAGCGGAAGCTGTACCTAGTAAAATTCCGTCTAACGGTTCTGCAATACCAATGCGTTCTCGCCACGGAGATTGCAAACGTCTTCCGATGATATAAGCCCAAAGTACTGGTAACGCTTTAAGCAGTTCTTCCATCAATCCAGCACCAAAAAACATCCGTATCAATAGTTCAGGGAAGCTTACGGATTCAGCAGTTAAAGGAATCTGACCAGGAAGTAGTCTACGAAAAACAAAAATAAATAACGGTAAAATAGGACTTAGTAAAATTAGCAGAGAAGCGATCGCGACTCCTAAAATTACCCACCAAGGCTTACGCTTACCACAAAGCTGATAAACGAAGTAATAAGCAGCACCCGCCAGGTAGATTGCAACAAGTATCTGATTAAAGTATGCTGTTTCAGGTCTGCCTACCGTGGCAAACATCAAAACAACAAAGATAACTGTGAGTACTCCTGGAATGAGATATGCCTTACTTGTTAAATCCTTTGCCGTAGCTGCAATGGGAAATAACTGAGTAAAGCTGACTGAGTGTTCTGAAGATGAAGTTTCAATGAGTTGCGGTGTTTCTTCTGGAGTAGATTGTAGTGTGTGTTGAATATGAGTTGTATATTCAAAAACAAATTCGGCGCCGTTATATCCCAGCGTAATGCGATCGCCTGCGCGCAACTCTTGACATCGCTCCAAACGACGTCCATTGACGTAAGTACCATTGGCACTATTTAAGTCACAGACAAGCCAACGCCGTTGAATGCCACTATTCAACATTGGTCGGAAAACTACATGACGGCGAGATACCATGCCATAAATACTAGAATCTAGTATGATCTGACAACTATGGTCGCGCCCAACAACAACCTCTTGAGTTCTAGAGAGGGGATAGCGACGACCAATATCTGGTTCCCCTACACTGTTACGAGGTAATTGCTGCAAAAATCCCTCAGTGTCTTGTCCGGTCATGAGTTGGAATACGGTGTTGGCAACAGCATACAGCAGTTATGACTGACTGCGATCAAAATTGCCATAGTTGACTCACTACTGATGTAGTAGTGAGCTTATCCATAATTGAGGATGCTACCTAAATTGCCTAAGGCTTCTACTTACTGTTTGCAGCATTGGTATCACGCACCGCGGCATAAAACAAAAAGCCCGTTAGAGGAATACTCATTGCTAGAATAACACTTGTCACAGTTACTCCTAAATCTGGCTGCCCAGAAGAAAGTTCAAACACTGAACCTACTCCGGCGATCGCTGCTATGCATGAGCCACCAAGAAATAGCCCACTTTTAGGGGTCATTGTATTCATTTTGTAATTTTCCTAAGCGAATGGTTTAACAGCTTTTGCCGAGAAGCCGTGCTTTGATAGCTCAGCATTCAGTGCGATTTGATTTTCTACTCGATCAACAAATAATACTCCATTGAGGTGATCGATTTCATGTTGAATGCAACGCGCTAATAACTCATTAGCTTGTAATGTCCGAGGACGTCCGTTTTCATCCTTGTAGCTAATTTCAACAACTTGAGGACGTACAACATCCAAATAAACGCCAGGAATACTCAAACACCCTTCTTGCATCACGCACAGTTCTGGGCTAAGTTTCTTAATCGCTGGATTCACTAAAATTAGTGGGGGGTTGGCTGGGTTGTCTGGTTCGCAATCGATAACAATGACTTGTTTTTGAACTGCTACTTGCGGTGCTGCTAAACCAATACCATCTGCACTATACATTGTTTGCAGCATTTCTTTGGCAAGGAGGCGAAGTTCTTGATCGACTTTCGCAACTCGCTTAGCCGACTGGCGTAAAGCGCGATCGCCTAAGAATCGAATATCTAATGGAGGGTTTTTTAATTTTTGTTTTTCAACAACAACTTCAGAAGGCATAGAATTGTAACTCGCTTTTTTCCGCTAATCTCATTTTTATTTTATCAAGCCGCGATTCTCTCCATTCTCGCTTGTTCTCAAGAGAAATATCATGTGGATAACAGAATTTCGCTCAATTGCTTTCTCTTGGGATCTTGCTTGATACATAGTTATGCTGCCTGAGTTGTTGCTTGTGCCAGTAGCTTGAAGCTTATCCGGTGGTATTCAATCTCAAGCTACTGCAATGTTTTTGTCGAATAGTGTTTTGAAGGATTTAGTTGGGCGATCGCAGAGCGAAATTCCTAAAATAAACCAAGAGTCAAAGATTGATCAATTGGGAAAATAGCACCAATTCCCAACCAGAACGTGACTAAAATGCCAAATAAAAAAACAATCGTGGCAATTGGGCGGCGAAATGGATTTTGAAATTTATTGACACTCTCGATAAATGGAATACATATTAGCCCCAATGGAATAGAAACCATTGCCACAATGCCCAATAGTTTGTTAGGGACAACGCGAAGAATCTGAAAAACTGGGTACAGATACCACTCTGGAAGAATCTCTAGTGGAGTGGCAAAGGGATTAGCAGGTTCTCCCATCATAGCTGGATCAAGTACTGCCAAACCTACACATAAAGCCAGAGTTCCAAGTATGACTACTGGAAAGATGTAAAGGAGTTCATTCGGCCATGCAGGTTCTCCGTAGTAGTTGTGCCCCATTCCCTGCATCAGCTTTGCCCGTAGTTTTGGATCGCTTAAATCAGGCTTCCTAGAAATTCCTGCCACAGCTTAGCTCCTTCTTCCTCAAGTGGTGTATGTTCAGGTACGAAAACTTTGCAGGACAAATCATCCCACCTTGCTTAAGCTGGTTGAGTTAAATCTTCCTCAATTAGGGAGACAAGTTTGTCTCCTGCAAATTGCTGCTAGTATATCCCTATGGAGACAAGTTTGTCTACTTTGCTATGGTAACTTCCGAATCGAGTGCTGCCCGTCAGCAAATCTTAGAAACAGCCTCACAACTCTTCTACCAAAAAGGTATTCAGAATGTTGGTATCAACGAAGTCGTTGCTACATCAGGAGTTGCGAAAAGAACTTTATACAGACATTTCCCCTCAAAAGACGACTTAATTCTCGAAGTCATGCAATATAGAGCTAAGCAGTGGTTAAGCTGGTTTGAAGACGCCGTCACTAGCAAAGGTGGCACAGCTAAAGAGCGGCTTCTTGCAACTTTTGATGTTCTTCAGGAATGGTATGCTAATCCTGACTTCCGAGGTTGCCCTTTCATCAATGCCGTTCTGGAAATAGCAGATGCATCTCATCCGGCTCACCAAGTCTCGGTTCGGTTGAGAGAGACGATCCGCACGTACATTATGCAACTAGCCACTGAAACAGGGGTGCGCGATCCTGCTTCGTTCTCACAGCAGTATTTGCTTTTGATTGGAGGAGCTAGTCTAATGGCAACAATCGAGGAAAATCCCATTGGAGCGCAATATGCTCGGAAAGTTTTGTCTGTTTTGATTGATGCTATCTAGTAATAGCGGTATTAAAGGAAATCATTGATGTTTGTTTTTGACCACGTATCAATCACGGTCAAATTTCATACCTGTCTAGCTGTTTATTGCGAGAGTATTGCCCAGAGGAAGGTTTTAAAATAGTTAAGATGAAGGATCAACTTGATTGGCAAAATCTCCTTGAGAAATTGAGCCAAGCCTCTGATGAAGATGCGGTCGAGGCTGCTAAGTTGCTTTCCCAGCAAGACCACGAACAAAGCATTCTATCTCTGATTCAGTTTGCGAGATCAAAACAGCCGCCATACAGGAGAGAACTTGCGCTTTACGCCTTGGCTTGGATGCACAACTCTCAGTTTATTGACACCTTCATTCAAGTACTAGGAGATCTTAGCGAGGTGGAGAATGTGCGTGGTCAGGCAGCAGAGGCACTGGGAATGTTATTTGATCAAAATTCTGGACAGATATACTACCACAAAGCCGAAAGTGCATTGCTTGAGCATATTTCAGACTCATCCCCTGTTGTTCGATTTTGGTGCTGTTATGGATTAGGGAATATGAGGTCACATCGTGCTGTTGAGCAACTTAAAGCGATTCAAGCACAAGATCATGTACTGTGTCCTGGGTGGTGGTATGTGTCTAAGGAAGCTGAGGATGCTTTAGCGCGTATTGCGGGGCAAGGCAATAATGACTCCACTTTGGCTAACCTTGCGACTTTTGCTGAGGAAGATCGTGTACTTGCTGAATTGGGAATGAGTGATTATACAGCAATGCTTGAGCAAGAAGACTAGCTTTGAATAGAGCAATGTGTTAGTTGGTATGGTTTAAGTCGCTATCTGCGATCGTGATGTACTTTAACTATCAAACTTAAGTTGAATTTCAGCGAGATTGCGACTAAAGATAACATGATGGTGGAAAAGCAATCATCATGTTGAAATATGCGATCGCAGTGGGAATGTTTACTACAAAATGTTGGTGAATGGCACGGTTCCTTTACTCGTTTTTCACCGCAAGGGGAGTTACTCGAAGATACTCCTACAGTCGTTTCCTTAGAAGGGATCGACAACAATCAAACAATGCGCCAAATTATTCGACGTACTTTACCCAATCAAACTGTTGACGAGAAAGTTTTACAATACAGCACATTAGGGAAGCAGATTTTATTTTTTGAAAATGGGGCTTTTTCTCAAGGCTCGATCCAACTTGCTCCTTATTCTGAGTTTGGTGCAGAACATGGTTTAATTGTTGGCGATCGCCGCTTACGCTTAGTACAGTTATTTGATAAAACTGGGAAACTCGATAGAATTACCCTCATTCGCGAGAAACTCCCTAATGCAACAACACCAGAACGCCCAGTCCTAAAGGTTGAGGACTTAGTTGGAGAATGGCACGGTGAAGCTGTAACGCGATATCCAGATGGGCAAGTGGCTGATACTTATCCTACAAAGCTACGTGTAGAAAAAATAAGTGACACCCAAATTGTGCAACACCTAAGCATTATGCAGCAAGGTACGCAGCATACCATTAGTTCGACTGGGAAAATTTCAGGTTCGGTTTTATCGTTTGAAACAGGTTCGCAATGGAATCAAGTATTACTACTTCCTGATGGTGCTTCTGCTGCTTCTCCTCAACAAGTCCGCATTGGGCAAGTCTTTTTCTTGGAACTTGGTTGGCTAATTGATTCAGATCGGCGTCAAAGAATTATCCGTCGTTACAACGAAAAAGGTGAATGGTACAGCTTAACCTTGGTAACAGAAACACAAGTGAATTAGCGAACGCGCCGACTTGTCAAAGGTGTAGCTGAAAGTCGCATCCAAGCAAATAATATTGGTGCAAACAGCAAAGTCCATAATGCAGCGACAAAGAACAGTAACGCTTCTAGCACTAGTTGATCGTCAAGCAAGAGTGGAACTAGCAAAAGCAGAATCAACACACCTAGCCCAATCAATAGCTTAAATGCTTGTCCAGTACGCGAAATTGGTGCAGGAGAAAATCGAATATAACGATATTCAATCAAACCACCAACAATGAAACCGGCAACCGTTCCCATAACGTGCCAAACTCTTGCCGAATCTCCGGCAAAGGGAATTGCAACAAGCACTGCAACAAATATTAAACCTCCCGCAAATTGAAAAAATTTGAACGATCTCGCCGCAAAAAAGGCATCGAGTGTTGGTAAGGCTCGTAAATAAGCAACAGTAAGTACTGCGCCAATCAACACACCACCAATCACATCTCCTAAATAGTGAACGCCAAAGTACAAGCGGGATAGCATGACACCCGCAACTGCGATCGCTGTAATAACTTTTGGCATCCAATTTAAAGTCGCTAGCATTCCCCACATTGAAGTTGCTAAGGCAGTGTGCCCACTAGGGAAAGAGGACGTAAACTCATCCTTCCAGACAATAATTTGCGGATCTTCTGGGCGTGGTAATCCGATTAAGGTTCCAATAACTAAGTCAATTGTCATGGAAAAGACAACAATGCCAACTAAACTATAGGTCAGTCGCCGACCAGAAATCCAAAATGTCAACGCTGCTAGCAGCAATACACCTTGAGTATCGCCAAGATAGCTAAACAACTCAAATACCCAGTACCAGCTAGAGCTAAAAGCCTCTTGTATCCTGACAATAAGGTCAGTTCTCCATAACAAGTTTCCCAACACGTTTTCGTCAGTAGTAAATTGCCAATGTATAGCAATTATCTAACTTTTGTTGCAGAAGTAGTTACTTAATTTACATCAAAGAACATTGTCGCTGGAGTGCTTGAGTTAGTAGTACTTGATACTCGCGCTGATTGACTCGATAAGCCCCAAACCGCTCTAAGTGAGGATTCATCATCTGGGCATCAAAGAAGACAAAACGGCGATCGCGCAGTCGTTCTACCAACTTCACAAGTGCAACTTTTGAGCCATCAGAGATGCGGTAGAACATGGATTCTCCAATAAAAGCTCCTCCGATAACAATTCCTAAAACTCCCCCTGCTAACTCATCACCTTGCCACGTTTCAAAGCTATAAGCCCAACCACTTTGGTAGAGTTGCCAATAAATTTTTTGTAACTCTGGAGAAATCCAAGTTTGTTCTCGATTTGCACACCCAGCAACAACACCAGAAAAATCGCGGTTTACTGTAACAGTAAATCTTTCAGAGTTGAGTACTCGTCGTAGTGACTTAGGATAATAAAACCGTTCGTCTAAAGGAATTAGCGTGCGATCGCGGCTAGTATACCATCCCAAGACATTTGCTTCATCAGCCATCAGAAAATAGCCTTGAGCGTAACCCTCAATGATCGCAGAAACATCATATTCCATGAAGCGTAAGCAACAAGTCAACCTGTACTATACGTAAATATATTTAAACATCGCACCTTTCTTAAGAGAAGCGCATAAATATTCTTATGCAATTACCTTCTCTGCCAATAACATTGCAGTTTGGACGGTTGGTATTATTTTAGAATCTAAATAATGCTTGAATAATTGACTAACTATTCTTCAGCCGAGCGTTATCATGTCTGAGCCAATTCCACCGATTACTCTGCCTCCAGCAGAAAACCCGCAAACTGAAGGGGAATGGTTGCAACAGGTTTTGCAGCGGTGGCTTGATGAAGAATTTTTACCAGAACCAGTGAATCAGCAAATCGCCCAACGTGCTGCTCAAATCTTTGTCCGGCAAAGAATGGAAGGCGAAAATGACTTAGGTTCGTTGGTGCTTGCAATTGTGACTGAAATGCAAGCTTTTGATTTTTCGCAAAGTTTTTATGGTGAGTTTGCGATCGCTAATGCGGTTAGCGACCTCCTTTTAGATAGTTTAGGTATTGATCGCTGTTGTGGTCAATAAAGAAGAGGTCGGGGGTCAGAGATCAGAGATCAGGGCTTAAGAGTATTTGACCTTTAACCTGTCTCTCACTTCATCATTCCCCGTTGCTCCTACTCTATTACCAGCTAGATTTGACAACTCCAGGAAGTAATCCTTGGTGCGCCCATTCGCGCAATACGTGACGAGATAGACCAAAATCCCGATAGACTCCTCTAGGACGTCCTGTCACCCAGCAGCGGTTATGCAAGCGTGTTGGGGCGCTATTGCGTGGTAGCTGTTGAATTTGCCGATGAATTTCTAACTTTTCGCGTTGTGAAGTTGCTTGCTCAAACTGCTCAACTAAAGCTTCCCGCTTTTGGGCATATTTTGTGACAAGCTTTTGGCGCTTTTTCTCGCGCTCAATCATGCTTTTTTTAGCCATTTACAGTTTTTTTTGATTCCTAATTAAAGACACCATTCTCCATTGTAACTTTTTGTAGGGCATTGACAACAATTTGAGTTCACCGACCTCTGCTATATTGTGTATCTCTAGTAATAAATCAATGAGACTGGAATCTTAGACTATAATAAGTCGCCAGGAAGCTACGAATGGAACTATCTTAAAATGCGATCGCTTCTCTTGATGAGCCTAAGCATTGTTACTTGGCTCGTTCCATTACCATCATCAACCGTGCAAGCAATACCACAGCCTTCGACAGAGCCATTGGAATTAAGCTTGTTAGAACCAGGCGCGCCTTTAAGTAATAGATACGTCATTACAGCAAACACAATTTCTCAAAGCGATCTGACTGTTCCCAGTTTATGGTGGGCAAGAGAACAGTTTGCCAGTCAACTCTTAGAAAATTGGATTGCATATCCTGCTGATGGTACCAATGCTGGACGTATTGACTTGATTGTTAACCGCCGTCTTTGGAGTTCTCTAGATTACCTGCAACGTTACGAGTTTGTGAATCGCTTTGGTACGGTAGGAAGAGATTATGGTTACAACATTCGGGTATTTAACTATCGACAGGAACTGTTGGCAACATACACTTGCGAGTTCACAGTAACTCCCCAATGCCAAATCGACTACCTCAGTACAACTGGAAGATCGGGATTGCAACGATTAGGTGAAAGTCAAAATGGTGGTATGCGGCAACTAAATACAGAATTGGAGTAGAAAATATAACTTGAGGTGTTGGGCTTTACACTCTCACGATTAAAAGTGGTGCTCCTTCGTGTCTTTGAGGAGCGTTTGCGTCTTCTACAGTGATAGCAACTGCTGTGACCAAGCCTTGATTACGATAGACCTGAGGAACCTCAATATTTTCTGAAGCATTGCCGTTAGCATCCACTGCAAATACTGCCGTCAATACTGCGTCTTTGTCATCAGTTGTAAAGGGAGCACCTTGGGGTAAAACTGTCCATAAGGCGTAAACTTTGCCAGGCGGTAATGTAGGCAAGTTTTGAGCATTTAGCTCAGCTTCTAGAGTACTGGGATTGACTGTCAGCGTAGCTGATGCAGAGAGATTTGTATCCTGGGGCTGAAGTACAAAAGTTAAGGGTTCAGACGGTTGCACTTCAGTTTGTACAGCGTGCAGAGATTGCCATAGACGATAATTACTAATACCTAAAGCAGCAATTAACACTGCTGCAGCAACTCCCATTGCTTGAATCCAAGAAAACGAACGCTGTGGACGTGCGATGCTTAAGGGTTTATCTTGTTGCTGCTTATTCGCCTCCAAGATGGCTGCACGTAGATGACTTGGAGGTGCTACTTCAGGAGGAGCATATGATATTTCTAATGCTTTTTGCATCTGGGCAACTTCTTGAGCGATCGCAGGGTCATTTGCCAAAAGTTGCTCAAACTCTTCTATTTCCTCTGGACTCAAATCGCCAAGGACATACCCAGCAATTAGTAACTGTAACTGTTCTGACGGCATCGACCAAACCATAGTTGGGGCTATCTAATGTAATCCGTGAGAGTTTGACGCAGTTTGAGAAGACCCCGCCGCGCTCTAGCTTTCACAGTACCTAGAGGAATTTCTAGTCGCTTGGCAATTTCTGACTGGCTAAGACCATCATAGTAAGCCATGTGCAGAATTTGCTGTTGACTGTCTGATAACTGGGAGAGTGCTGCTTGTACCTCCTGAGATTGTTCGCTACGAAAAACTTGTTCAAAAAGAGAATCAGTAACATGCTGTGCTTCGCTGTCTCTCCACTGTCCAAAAAACTCGCGGGCTTTACTACGCGATCGCACTCGATCAATGGCTCGCGAGCGTGTCAAAATTGCCAAGAATGTTCTTAATGATCCTCGACTTGGATCGTAAGAAGACGATTGAGCAAGCTTGAGAAAAACATCCTGAGTCAGATCTTCTGCTTCTTGTGGATGACCAAGGATTTTGAGTGCTATTCCATAAACTAATCCAGCATGGCGATCGTAAAGAATGCCTAAAGCAACATCCTGACCAGCTTGTAGTGCGCGATATAGTTCTACATCTGTTTGGATTAATTTTTCAGTGTTGCCAGGTTGCTCAGAAGGCATTGTACCTACTAAGAAAGTGTACTGTATGAGGTGATTGTACGATTAATCTCATCTAAATCGAATTGAAGTGGAAAGACTTATACCATAAATATATTCACCTACAGCTTGATTGATGGATGAGATGTTTCTGGTTGAAGTGTGTAGTTTGTAAGTCGCCAATCATGAGTTGTCGCTAGTGAAGTGCCAAGTGAACCATCAGCTTGTTTGTCAAGCTTCATCCAAAGCGTACCATGCTCGCCACAAACAAATTCTTCAATCCAAGAGTTACCATCCACACATACCTCTTTAGCAGCTACCAATAACGCTCCTTGGTGAGATATTTTTACGCATCTTTGGTTTTCTAATACTCCTGTATGAGATAAAAAGTACTTGAGGCTGCCTACGCGCCATAATCGGCGATCGCATTTAGGACAATAAAACCGCTGTACATTTTTCTGCTTACTACGTTTACTAGGCATTAGAAACCTCTTATCTAGAATAGTGCTTTCAACAACCTAGTTTTTACACTGCGTAGTTAATCATTAATTGCGTTCTTGCCTGACTTCATGAGGAACTTCTCAGCATGAGGAAGTCTTGTTTAGACAATTACATTTATGTTGATTAGTCAATCAAATGTTAGATTTGGACTAGCTATCTTTCCTATCCATGACTAACTCAAATTCCTCAAACAAGCTTTCTGATCATAAACTCATGTTTTTTCACCAATAGAAGCCTTATCTCTCACAGCAAGCCAAAATTGATTACTAAACACTGAGGCAGCGCTAACATCAGGTTCAATTAATGAGCTATATTTTGCTGTGCAAAGCTAGATTGATAATCAAGCTAAAAGCCCTATAAAAGAGTCTCAACACTTTATTCTGTTTGTGTGGTAATTAGTAAACTAGCAAGATATCAAGATAGTATTACTCCCCCTTAAACACAATAAGCTTATATCAGAAAACTCTTTCCTATAAGGCTTTTAGCTCAACTCTTGTATTATTTCAATAAACTGTTGTTGCACTAGTGCACCTCTTAAAATGCATTACAAATAGATTGCATCACCTAGCAATATTTGCAACTCACTTTTACTGTTTTAAACGATGCATCTGAAGTCTCAAATTACAATTTCTTTTCACTTTCATCATCAAGAGATGAACTACTATATTCATCCTTAAAAAAGTTGGAATTTGATTGCGCAGCTTCTGAGTACTTTTTTAGTGACAACTTCAGTTTAAAATTGGCTATCTACCTCTGGAAGTGATGGTAGCAGCAATACCAATTAAATTACCTTTACGGAAGTTACCCATAAAAGTAGCTCTTCCTGTTGATAAATCTACGGTATACAAAGATCTCCCAGCAGCAATAAATCCGACATTCTCTCCATTAC contains the following coding sequences:
- a CDS encoding anti-sigma factor, encoding MVWSMPSEQLQLLIAGYVLGDLSPEEIEEFEQLLANDPAIAQEVAQMQKALEISYAPPEVAPPSHLRAAILEANKQQQDKPLSIARPQRSFSWIQAMGVAAAVLIAALGISNYRLWQSLHAVQTEVQPSEPLTFVLQPQDTNLSASATLTVNPSTLEAELNAQNLPTLPPGKVYALWTVLPQGAPFTTDDKDAVLTAVFAVDANGNASENIEVPQVYRNQGLVTAVAITVEDANAPQRHEGAPLLIVRV
- a CDS encoding sigma-70 family RNA polymerase sigma factor — encoded protein: MPSEQPGNTEKLIQTDVELYRALQAGQDVALGILYDRHAGLVYGIALKILGHPQEAEDLTQDVFLKLAQSSSYDPSRGSLRTFLAILTRSRAIDRVRSRSKAREFFGQWRDSEAQHVTDSLFEQVFRSEQSQEVQAALSQLSDSQQQILHMAYYDGLSQSEIAKRLEIPLGTVKARARRGLLKLRQTLTDYIR